Below is a genomic region from Stegostoma tigrinum isolate sSteTig4 chromosome 36, sSteTig4.hap1, whole genome shotgun sequence.
TGAATAAGCAACCTGGCAGATTTGCTGCCACCAGCCTCTTTCCTGGTAGGGATTTTACTGGACCTGCTTGGTCTAGTGATAGAAGAAAACCACTTGGTGGTTTAACAAGTGGAGGCTTTCACCTTAAACAAGATAGACAGAATTGAATTACAGAAACTAGTTACATAATACAATAGACATCATTAGAGACGTATAAGCCTAACTCCTTTGAGATCCAAACCTGTTACATGTGATGCAATCAATCAATGGTGCTTCAGGCTCTCCTTAGTATTAACACTTTCAGACCTTTCTAACAGACCATATTCCATGAAAACCTTTGGTGAAAGAGAATTTAtttacctcagatttaaaattcatCAATCTAGCATCAATTACTATTTGGGGAAGAAAGAATCAAATTTCAATCGATTTTTGCACATAGAAGCATTTTCTAAATTTACACCACAAAGGTCTGGCACTAATTTTTAGATGTTGCCCCTAGTCCTTGACAATATCTTGAAAACATTGAACAAATCCCTCACAGAAACATCTAGAAGTCACAAGCGTAGTGTTACACACAGGCAATTTTCTTCTCATGAGAGCTGTGGGTGAAATTCATCGTTTGACAAACAGCCATACGTAAACATTAAATGCTGGATGCCCAGCCTGCACAATGATGGAAACCTTAGAAACTCTTACGAAATAAGATGTCTTTAGTATCAAGAAATCCATCAAACCCTGTAttgaacacactcaatgactGAACATCCACAGCACTCAGCTGTCTGGGGTAGGGAATTCAAAAGACTTGCCGACCCTCAGCAAAGAAATTCCAAATTTCAGTTCTAAATGTTTGCTCATTCCAAGGCTTGTCCACACTCCCCAGCCTGGGGGACGCCAATCTTGCAACTACTCAAGCAAGTCCTGTAAGAACTTTGTGTGCCTTAATAAGATTtttaagatcacctttcattcttctaaactctggagaataCACAGATCCAGTCTCCTCAATCTCGCTCCATAAGAAATTCCTGACACCTCAAGAGCCCCACACAAAGATGCTCTGTTGCTATATAAAAACAATGACACACCTTGCTTCATACATTCACGTTGTTCAAGCTCTTGGATATACTACATTTCAACTGAAATTGGCTCTCCTGGTCCTCTAACCCAAAACATCTACATAGATGTATCtcaaatactgtgtacagttttggtgtccttatttaaagaaagatgtgattgcactggaggcagttcaccGGAGGTTTATTGTATTGATACCtagaatgagtgggttgtcttatgacGACAGGTTGGACAGACCAGGCTTGTTTCCACTCGAATTTAGAAGAAGTGACTTGATtaaagtgtataagatcctgaatggtcttgacaaggcaGATGTGGAAacaatgtttcctcctgtgggTCAATCGAGCTAATGGGCCATTTTTAAACTGGGGTGCCCCTTAAATGAAAGGGAAGAGAATTTTTATCCCCAGGAAGATTTGGAACACTTCCTCAGAAGTTGATGGGAGTGGGCTCATTGAACATAGTTGAGACTttggtggatagattcttgttgtGCAGGGAGAATCAAAGATTATCAAGGGTAGACTGGAATGTAGAATTcaaaacaaacagatcagccatgatcttattaaatggaggagcaggctcaaggtcTAAGATGGTCAATTTCTGCTTAGTAGTAGTATTTAGCATATGTCTCAATCCAATAATGAGAATTAAACAGGTGGGTGTAGAATTAATTGGCACAATGATCTAAGACCTGCGGAAGTTCGAAACCACCTATCTgtaacataaaacaaaatattaatgTGCATGCCAAGTGCTTAGTTTCCTTAGTCTGGGCTTTCTTGGTATTGTGTACGAGGTGACAGTGTAGACCTTTTGTTCTCGAATCCCGCATAGGTatccataataataaaatgtgaggctggatgaacacagcaggccaagcagcatctcaggagcacaaaagctgacgtttcgggcctagacccttcatcagagagggggatggggggagggaactagaataaatagggagagagggggaggcggaccgaagatggagagtaaagaagataggtggagagggtgtaggtggggaggtacctccccacctacacccgctccacctatcttctttactctccatcttcggtccgcctccccctctctccctatttattctagttccctccccccatccccctctctgatgaagggtctaggcccgaaacgtcagcttttgtgctcctgagatgctgcttggcctgctgtgttcatccagcctcacattttattatcttggaatctccagcatctgcagttcccattatctctaggtatCCATAATGCTGATTTAAGTTTGGCTCCAGTTTATTAATTCTAAGCAACTTATCTTGGCCAAGCCATTTGAAGGAAATGCACATTGGAGGTTAGGATTTTTCATTATCCACTTTGCACATGCTGTGCATCTTCTTGTGACTCAGTAATACATGTAAAAGTTTTCAGTGGCACATCTGGCAGGCCGTTTGATCAGATAATTATGCGTGGACTGTGTGACAATGGAGAGCGGGAAAAAAAAGAGCTGGTGTTAACTTGCAGACTGTGTTCTGAAATCTGAGCATCATTTCAGAAGTGAACACTTCGGAATGAAGGGTTACAATAGATTTAGATGGCACTTCATGGTTGGTAAAGACCTTCCCCACATGTATACCAATATCATCTAGAAGGATGAAGGCCGCCAATACATGGAATGCTACTACTGCAGGTTCCCCTCCTGGCCAAGCATCATCtggatttggaactatattgctgatCTTCAATGTTGCTAGGCCAAAATTCTACAGATCTCTCCTTAATGGCCTTAGGGTCTACCTATATCAAATGGATGGCAGCAGCTCAAGGTGGCAGCTAGCCACCACCTTAAAGGGTGGATTGACaatagggctgggcaataaatactggccttgccactgATGCCCTCTTTCTATAAATcaataaaagaaattaaaaccTGGTGTGGTGAAACTCTCCTCTGATCGTGTGCTATAAAGATTTTACGTGAAGTGAATTTGGGAATTTGTATCTCGTTCCCGGGGCAATGTCTGACAATACAAAAGTGCACCTACATGAGCACATAACAAGTCATACTTATGTGGTAAGGACAGGTCATAAGGTGTAAGAACAGATAAGAAAGAAATGTGAGTGTGACTGATTACGCTGATACTGatggctgaattttttttttaagaacagatTTTTcggacagcacaggaacaggccctttggttcatcATTTTCAAAGCCCTAAGCTACCTTACAATAGTGTGCAAAACATAGAAATAAACTCTTTCAAGCAGTAGCAGTACAGGATAAATATTCTTAACTATACATAATTATGCTGCATGTACTGCCCTCTCTTCTaatgaaataaaatgattttCTACATTGTGTGAATTCACTTACTGGTGTCTCAGCATCATCTGTCATCTGCTGGTAATGGCTCGCAAGGCTGTTGTAATCCTGGAATTGCTGATAACATTCAAGACATTTTAAGCCATGGCGTATTAATCGAAGTGAGTCACAGCGCAGAGGCATGGCAGGATGACTGAAAGCTGGGTTGTCAACCCCAATTACTGTCAAACTCCCAACAGTTTGGGAGGGAGTTGTAGCCTGGGCAGGAGGACCAGACGGTACACAAGACGTCACTGGGGTAGCTGAAAACATTTGGTCTGAAGGGATGGGTTTCATCTGTAGCTGAGTGCACTGCATAACTGCACCTTTACCTTTGTGCTCCCGTGCATGCAAAAGCAAACTGCACTTGTTGAAGAACACCATCATTTTGGAACAATGGCTGCACATCACCTCAATGTGGACACTTCGCCTCTCATAATGCTGCGATAAGCTCTTTTCTAGAGCAAATGCATCTCCACATTCTAAACAACGATAGCCACGTGCTGGCATGGTTACATTACTGTTTGCAGGTGGTTTAAGATTCGGAGCATAGATTGGCACAGGATTTGTACTATTTAACAGTTTGTTAAAAGCTTCGACAACAATGTTCGGATTTGAAGTAGAAGATTCATTATGTTGTGAAACCGCATTCTTGACTTGTTGTACCAGTGGCACTGTTACCACCTGAGTGGCAATCTTTTGTTGGCTCTGCCGCAAAGTGCTGGACCTTGCAGTAGCAGTAGCTGCGACGCTGTGTGGAACCAAGTTAAGGCTTGCCAGGTGAATAGCTTTTGGCAGAAGATTTGTGGTAGCGATATTAGATGAGTGCTTTACTGCAGTCTGCTTCTGCTGGGGCATGCCAGCAACTTTCATGGTGGCACTGCTGGGATCCTCAGCTAGTACATTTGTTACAGCTATGGCTTTCAAGTTGCTATTGTCGTCTACGTTTTCAGGTCCTTTGATAGGTATACTAGACAAAGAACTAACAGCATCAGCCATGTTTCTGGTTGATGTTTGCTTCTTTCCATTTTCGACTGTTGTTGAAGTATGGGTCTGTGACGATGAAATGGTCAAAGGACTAGATCTTAAATTTAACTCCTCAGTGAAAGCCATTTCAGTCAGCGACTGTTCTGGCGAACTCCTTGACTCACTCTGTTCTGAGTCTGGCATTATTCTTGTCACAGTCCTCGTAATTTCACCAGAGGAAGTTTTAATGGTTTTGATTCTTACTTTCGGGATGGCTGGTGGTGAACCTGTTGCAACGTAGGGGGAGCTTTTGCCACTGTAGTCACTGGACACACTCCTTGGGCTATCAGGCTGTTTATTTATCATTTTCTTTACTCCCTCCATTGGGCTCCTCGGACTCTTTGGCGACTTTGCCATCTTGGGGCTACTCTTGATCCCATCATTCAAAGCCAACAAGGATTCTTTaaagttttctttttgttcttcctttggGAATTCTGATGTCTTTTTGGCATTAAGAGCTACTAATGCTGCTAAGCAAGACGACAGCTTTGAATGATCTGATTTTAAACGCTGGCGAGGTGGGACAGAAGAACACAAGGTCATCTCTGGAACACTGCTGCTCTTTGGTTCTTCTACATTATTTTTATGGAGGTCACATGATGGCTGCAAGCTGTCAAACAAACTGTTGCTTTTATCAAAGTCCTTGTCATTTTTCTCTACACCTTCAGATACATTTATTGAGTTTACCCTCTGCCCGAAGCTGGCCTCCTTCAGGTTGCAGTTTCTAATTTCATTTGCTTTCTCTCGTTTTTTAGAATATTCATCAAACATGCTCAGCTCAGTCACACCTTGTTCAGGTCggtcccttgacctgtccattaaAGAATTCTCTGTAGAAACGTACAGGCCTACAGAACCAAGGTAAGGTCTCTCATCTCTTTTCATGTTATCCACAACATTAGCATCCTGAATGGTTTCTTCTGGCTCTGGGCTAGAAATAGGGCTAAACTGACTGAATGCTGGTAGAGCTTCTGACCTTGGTGTGTCAAACTTATCGGAGTAGCCTCTGGAATTATCTCCATTAATGAAAGCAGTGACCATCTTGCTGTAACTATTTCCAAGACTATGGGTATCAGAGGCAATATCAGAATTCCGAAACCCATTTTGAAGTAGATTATGTCCAAGTGAGTGGCCATCCTTTTCAGTAATGGAATCGAAGGAGTCTTGTCGGCTGGTGTTCTTAACAATAACACTCACCACTGGGACATCGGGTATGGGGTGGTGCATAGACAATTCATCTATACCCATCCCTGCTTGCTTCAGATGACTTTCTGCCTCCTCACTGCTCGACTGGATAGCCTCCTTGGCATCAAGGTCTGGATCAGGAATGTCAAATGCAGCTAGGAGGTCATCAAAATCTGGAGTCTTCATGTCACCCATGTTTGGATACTTAGTGAAACCttaaaagaaagacagaaaatttCACTAGTAAAATAGAATGGGTTTAAATATGAAACCAATATCCCACAGATATTATGACACaaagcagcatctgcaaagatcTACTAAATAGCAAATTAACAAAACTAAATACTGCCAACACAGATCTTACAATCAATGCACTATGCTATTGGGTGTACAAAAGCACAATATTTTTAAGAAAACTTTGCCATACATTTCCTCCAACAGTCATCAAATTCAGTTTGAACTCCAAGCATTTTATTGTATTTAAGCGTGGAAATATTGGTCAAAAATTACAGAAGTTGAACTGTGCCATCCAACTATTCTAAAAACGTCTTGTGTGGCACCCATAGATTCTCAAAACGAAATTCCATGAGAAGACCAAGAAATGTAACGTTAGGCTATAGTACATGTTCATTAATGATATgaaaaacaatttgcatttacatgTAGATACACACAGATTAGTTTCAGGAATTGAGCGTTCCAGGAACCCGTCTCTCCCAAGTATCATTGTAATGCAAACTGCTGGCAAACAGCCTGATTGCATTTGGAACTCTGGCACTGAGTGtagctgttatttttgcaggaagaggACAGAGTAAACAAGACCCTACAGCTTCTCCCTTTCATGCTTTCTCAAACATTTCATACAGAGCAGACACTTGTGAAAAGTAAACACTCACATATTTAAGGCATACAATTCATTAAACTGGTTAAGAACTGAACAGCCCCAGCAGTCAGTCAGTCTTTAGCACTTTAGCAGAAGGGAGTCAGTGaaatcaacttttatttacatggTGGCAGTAATGCGGTAAAATGCTCCAAAATGCTTTTAACCAGAACAGGCTTTAAGGTGTGTTTAAAGTAAGAGGAGATGAAAAAGGAGGAGAAAAGGACAATAATGAGAAACTCAGGTCATGTGGGAACAGCAAAGATCAAATCCTTACCTTCTTTACATCTAGATTGACCATTCCAACTCAATCTCAATTCCTCTGAAACAGTCATCTATacttgaaataacaaagtgtgaagctggacgaacacagcaggccaagcagcatctcaggagcacaaaagctgacgtttcgggtctagacccttcatcagttctctgttatcttggattctccagcatctgcagttcccattatcaatctatacttgaaatgtcagcttgctttctctccatggatgctgcctggctcactgtgatctccagcattttttgttttctcccAGGTCTTACCCTCAATAACCCAGAGGTGATCTTCTCTTGTCTTAACTCACGCTCCCTTCATCTATCAATCTGCGTTCTCAGATTTAACTTGCTTCTCAGTTTAGCATTGCCAAGATTTAAAAATTTTCATTGTAATTCTCCAATTGCTTCAAACATAATCTccccacccacaactccacctcctgattttataattTTCTCCAATCCTCCAGAATATTCGTGCTTCTCTAATTCTAGATTCTCACGTTAAGTTTCCAAGGTCCTAAATTCTGGAATAGGGAGTGATGATGACTGACTTAACTACTGTCTGCAACATAACTGACAGGATAATCTGctggggctgaatggcatatttcTGTACTATATATCCTATGCTATTCTACATAATTTTTGCATCAAGAATCAACTCAGACTTCAATGCAACATTAAAATAAGCCAGATTTgtttcttctgaaccctgtcacCTCTCGTGTCTCAAAGCTAATCCACTGTTTAATTGCAGTTTTACTTATTTTAGGAATTTTATCATTTAGATTATCTCAAAACAGAACATATTATATGCACATTAAAAATACACTGGCAACACATCTATTACTCACTCCTAGTTAAAGATACACTGAACAAAGTACCAATTGAGGGAGAAAAGACAATTAGGAACACAGATAAATACAGCCATCATGAAAACAAATCTGCCTGGAGGAGAATGAGCAAGCAGCTACAACTGTGTCAAACGCAGCAAAATATCATGAAGTTCCTATTTGATTCCTCATTGTTAAGAGATAGCCACAGTCAAGTCACGGGCAGGATGCATTTGCAATCTCACATCTTCCCGTGCCTAGTTTTGGTGGAAAAGTCAATGATGTATCAGGATTTTGTTGTCAGTGTGACCATATGTGCCTTGGTACAACTACCACAGCTCTCCATAACAAACTAGAACAGGTATATTAACTCTGGGATGCAGGTGAGGTGCAtcttccaatttttaaaatgttaatttcagtgaCGGTATTTGAGAAAATATTGGAAAGTAACTTGCAGTGATTGCATATGCTCTTTTGCATAGACAATGACAAGATAGGGCGCAAAGAAATGGGTTCTGTACTTTCGGAATGAGGATCAGTGCGTTCTACTGGATACTGCTTTGGTGAGATCAGCTGCTAACAGTAAGAAAGGTGGAAGCAACATGCAACCCGCCagaaaaattcatttaaaaaagtCTGAAAGTTTCATGTCTGCAATAATGTGGCTCCAGGCTGACACTCCCAACTTCAATATCAAtaaatgctgcattgttggaggttcTTGTTGTTAAATCAGAGCACTATTGGTCAgatggcactatttcaaaaaaATAAGAGAGCAGGACAGACCTTTTGAGTGTCCTGGTCAATACTTATCCCAACTTCACTGACTAGACGAGTTGGTCATTTTCTCATTGCTATTTGTGAAAGCATGCAGTGCGCAAACTGGCTGCCTTCCACTGCATATCGCAGATCAACCGAACTTCAAGAGTATTTAATCTCCAAATCAGATTTATATGTCTTGTGATCATAAAAAGCAAACTGGTGCCTTTTCTGGCCTCCAAGCAGTGTCATGTGAAGGCTATAAACAACATTATATTCCTGTCACTTATGTGATTATGTTCCATTTTACGAGGTCTGGTCAACATGTAACTTCAGATTCTCAAACTCcgaactggcctctgaaatggctgagcaagcttCTCATTGTACAGAGTAGTCAAAAGGAATAAAAGTGGATGGCCATGTGGCATCAAGTTTGGCACTGGACCCAACAATAATACATCGTCCTCAGTCAACCCTGAAGTCCTTCTCACTAACATCCAAGGGCTTGTGCCAGATTTGAAACAGCTGCCTCACAGATGAGTCAAACAACAGTGTGACACTGTCATACTCACCGAATCATCCATTACTGCTGATCACCTTCTCTTGTTATGACCTGTCCTACTGGCAGGGAAAACTCACGAATGATGATGACATATGTTCATGAGGGAGTTGCTCAGGAAGTCCGTGACACTGACTCCTCGGATCATAAAGTCACACAGTATCAGGTAAAACATGGCCAAGGAAATTTCCTGCTAACCTGTACTCTCTCAGAAGCTGATTCATTCTATTCCATGCTGACCACAACTTGGAAGAAACACTGAGGCTAGCAAGaacacagaacacatctgagtgAGGAAATTCGATGCTTATCATGAGTGGCTCAATAGCACTGCTGCTGACTGACATGGCACAGCATAAAGGCCATAGCTGTTAGACTTGGTCTGTGGGATGAGGCAATCAATAAGAAGGAAAAAAACTACTTGCCCCGTTCCCTCACGAGGTTACCTGTTGCAGATGCATCTATTGATGAAATTATTCACACCCTTGTGAAGGCAAAGTCACAGCTTCATATTATGTGCATCGTATTGTACAGCATCACCACAATGCTAaatgggataaattcagaataggtctagcaactcaaaactgggtaACCATGAGGCTTTCTGGGCCATAAGCAACAGCAAAATTATATTCAGCCACAATCTGTAACCATATAGActggcatatccctcactctAATTTTACCATCAAGCTAGTCCATAAATACTGGTTCAACAACAACTGGATGGGACCAAGTCAGGACCAGCACCAAGTATACCTAAAGATACAGTACCAACCCTGTGAAGCTACAACCCATAATCATTTTCATATCAAACAGTAGAAGCAACAGGCAGCCACCGATTTTTCCCGAAGTCTACAAAGGCATCAATACTatggatgaatgaatgaaactAACAGTACTACTGAAGCATTTGAGGGAGAAGATGGCTATAATGATAGATTTAGATAAATAAAAGGGTGGGGAAAGGCTTCAATGGATCAAAAACCCCAGTATAGACTGGTTGTGCTGAATTACCTGTTTCTGTACAGTGTACCCTCTGTAAACATACGTAGAAAACATTCTTTAATCACAGGCATTTTTAAATACATCAGAATAGAAAGATGAAAACGTACTAGATCATGTAATATATTGACAAAGTAAGATAGAACAGTGGATAAGAAGTATCTGCAATTCTTTAGCCCCCACCCCTTAGACTGGTGTTTTGCAAAGATCCAACATGGCACGGCACCttaagtgtgagtgagagatcTACATTCAAAATTaagtaataaataataattaagATAACATCTTTTAAAATAAACCATACAATTAGCTTACAATAGTATTCATACGATCATATCCAAAATTTGATGTTAAAACGAGGCACATGAAATACAAAGGCAAAACTGCACGGAAATTTGAGTTAAGTCAATATATCCAGACAACAATCATACTTGATCATTAAAGGTAATTCTTCCTCGTGTTCTCTGGAGATGCCCTGGGCATATTCACTACCAGCAATTCTCTGTTGGAATTAGTCTAAGTTACTGATATTAAGTGTCCACACACAGTCTTTGTCAAAAGGTAGACTCAATCTTGATAAACAGCAAAGGTTTATTACATACAGCTTAATAGCTAATTACATTACACCTGAGTGTCTTGTGAGACGTCAGCCTCAACTTAAGAGTTAAATACAGATTTCTGCTGCTGAACCATTCGGGTACACAAGACTATAACAGACACTGTTTAGCTCCTCCCAGGAGCAGTTAATTATATGCTGATGGGCATAGGTTATTTTGTGACATTAGTTAACTGTTTCAGATGCTAATTGCTTTATACAACATTGAGCTCAAAGAGGAcatgaaagagaaacaggaacgATTAGAGAAAATGCTTGAAGGTGAATTATCCAAAAATGGGAGCATTGGCAAATAGTGTATCAACTTGCACATATTTAAAAGAATAAGCTCTTTTGGTAGAAGTGGCAGATGAGTAAATACAGGGGAAGATTATGTTTACTGTGTATTATTCTTCTCcaaaaagaggaggaaaatagTGGTGTAGTGGTTAAGTCATTGTCTGGCAATCATGAGTACGAAGCTAAGGCCCTGGGGAcaatgggttcaaatcacactacagcagctggtggaaattaaattcaGATAATAAAATCTAGAATATATGGCTGATAATGACCAGTGATAATGACCATGACAACATCAATTGATTTCCCTAAAAAACCATCCAGTTCACCATTGCTCTTTAGAGCAAGAACTTTTACATGGCTTGGCTTACATATTATCCagtgcaatatggttgactctcgaCTGCCCCGACGTGGCTTAACAACTCattcactcagttcaagggaaattaggggtgTCATGATTATTTGAGATTTTCTGAATTATGGCTATGATGTTACTACTAAGCAGGACGAGGGGGCACACCTTAAGTCCATCTCCGCCCATGCTTTTGCCATTATTCTGAATCTAAACCACCGAGTCAACTTAACTAGCTGTGCTCCTATCCCATTAGGAAATAACTGAAAACAATCTGGCTGGATTACTGATGAAGCATGTGATGATGCTGTTGcgttaaaaaggttattttggcctggtttttattttgaagagacGTTGTAAAAGCTGGGGTAACGAATTGCCTACTGAAAATGGCTTAAGTAAATAACGTAGGAAGCCATTAGGGCTTGTTTTTAGAAACAGTTGGAACAATGAAAGAACAGCAGCCAGACCACTGAGACCAGAcgttctagtttttttttaagttttagcAGTCAGAAGCTCTTTGGGGTCCTAGAAGAGTAGGAAGCTTCTGTAAATGATTCCTAGCCActtctttctctgaaatctcttgatgttgtttcttcctgaattggagaactgcatgtgagaatctgtgtctgaatttacctaCTGCCAAGGGATCATTTATGGAATgtcactatattggaacaattaattagtacCAGGTACTGTatttattaaaaactgaaagaactgtggatgctgtcaatcaggaacaaatacaaagttgctgggaaagctcagcaggtctgacaacatctgtgaaggaaaaaactatttcgggtccagcgactgtttctgaggaagggtcattggatccgaaatgttaactcagctttttgccttcacagatgctgccagacctgatgaacttttccagcaactttgtttttgtactgtaTTTATTACTTGGcaaagttttccaatagttagcttattctaaattcctccttattttgtttatattttaactattgtgtttaaataaattgtgatcTGCTGAACGTTGAGTATTGTGGCCTGTCACATCATATCTGGAACATATGCTTCATATCTACCTTTAAAAAATAataagttagggtctaggctaccttcttaaaatgttTTGCAGGGTTCTGGTCTGGGTCATAACAAACATCACAGATCTGAAACACTAATTCTACTTCTCTTCCTACAGATACTGCTAggtctgctgaagttttccactATCTTCTGTGTATATAACTCCAAGGATTGTCTGCCTTGTTGAGGCTACATCTGCCATGCAGTCTTGACCTC
It encodes:
- the znf592 gene encoding zinc finger protein 592 isoform X1 — translated: MGDMKTPDFDDLLAAFDIPDPDLDAKEAIQSSSEEAESHLKQAGMGIDELSMHHPIPDVPVVSVIVKNTSRQDSFDSITEKDGHSLGHNLLQNGFRNSDIASDTHSLGNSYSKMVTAFINGDNSRGYSDKFDTPRSEALPAFSQFSPISSPEPEETIQDANVVDNMKRDERPYLGSVGLYVSTENSLMDRSRDRPEQGVTELSMFDEYSKKREKANEIRNCNLKEASFGQRVNSINVSEGVEKNDKDFDKSNSLFDSLQPSCDLHKNNVEEPKSSSVPEMTLCSSVPPRQRLKSDHSKLSSCLAALVALNAKKTSEFPKEEQKENFKESLLALNDGIKSSPKMAKSPKSPRSPMEGVKKMINKQPDSPRSVSSDYSGKSSPYVATGSPPAIPKVRIKTIKTSSGEITRTVTRIMPDSEQSESRSSPEQSLTEMAFTEELNLRSSPLTISSSQTHTSTTVENGKKQTSTRNMADAVSSLSSIPIKGPENVDDNSNLKAIAVTNVLAEDPSSATMKVAGMPQQKQTAVKHSSNIATTNLLPKAIHLASLNLVPHSVAATATARSSTLRQSQQKIATQVVTVPLVQQVKNAVSQHNESSTSNPNIVVEAFNKLLNSTNPVPIYAPNLKPPANSNVTMPARGYRCLECGDAFALEKSLSQHYERRSVHIEVMCSHCSKMMVFFNKCSLLLHAREHKGKGAVMQCTQLQMKPIPSDQMFSATPVTSCVPSGPPAQATTPSQTVGSLTVIGVDNPAFSHPAMPLRCDSLRLIRHGLKCLECYQQFQDYNSLASHYQQMTDDAETPNCRVCQMMLPNKCSYAAHLRIHAHKSPYCCPECGAVCRSADFQTHIKERCLHYARTVVYRCVHCGIIFSDSNALKSHLQGTHCEFFHKCTICPMAFKSSQSASSHYSSQHPFVKHWQSEVILKCSMCETVFNQRALLHKHLEQHKNKLKVCVYKCPVCKLLYMHKQLMMEHFKDVHNNTQTPEKPPSPLPPSKDTSSDQKASTMQASTNGVTPNSLSDKKDEATVEKSETRPKVRRPGWTCAECLQWFPERELYVSHMKRSHGKSMKRYPCRQCDRSFNSSHSLRRHIRVNHDGVKRTYTCWYCTDEKHFFAKRFMLEKHINLMHGIKNPDFSQMPKAVHAGTNTTVEDLPGKRMASDSEVGELSSSDILASLPKKLKVTVFKQYRCSICGYMTKSQADFQQHIPQHKSDGSTFQCSQCGLCYTSPLSLNRHLYIVHKLKEPEKVHTADVISENGQDEQNGESNTTSEEDVDLQCQVCKDIFDSEMALSAHVRTHGMRFILSKQNGGSEQ
- the znf592 gene encoding zinc finger protein 592 isoform X2, with the translated sequence MGDMKTPDFDDLLAAFDIPDPDLDAKEAIQSSSEEAESHLKQAGMGIDELSMHHPIPDVPVVSVIVKNTSRQDSFDSITEKDGHSLGHNLLQNGFRNSDIASDTHSLGNSYSKMVTAFINGDNSRGYSDKFDTPRSEALPAFSQFSPISSPEPEETIQDANVVDNMKRDERPYLGSVGLYVSTENSLMDRSRDRPEQGVTELSMFDEYSKKREKANEIRNCNLKEASFGQRVNSINVSEGVEKNDKDFDKSNSLFDSLQPSCDLHKNNVEEPKSSSVPEMTLCSSVPPRQRLKSDHSKLSSCLAALVALNAKKTSEFPKEEQKENFKESLLALNDGIKSSPKMAKSPKSPRSPMEGVKKMINKQPDSPRSVSSDYSGKSSPYVATGSPPAIPKVRIKTIKTSSGEITRTVTRIMPDSEQSESRSSPEQSLTEMAFTEELNLRSSPLTISSSQTHTSTTVENGKKQTSTRNMADAVSSLSSIPIKGPENVDDNSNLKAIAVTNVLAEDPSSATMKVAGMPQQKQTAVKHSSNIATTNLLPKAIHLASLNLVPHSVAATATARSSTLRQSQQKIATQVVTVPLVQQVKNAVSQHNESSTSNPNIVVEAFNKLLNSTNPVPIYAPNLKPPANSNVTMPARGYRCLECGDAFALEKSLSQHYERRSVHIEVMCSHCSKMMVFFNKCSLLLHAREHKGKGAVMQCTQLQMKPIPSDQMFSATPVTSCVPSGPPAQATTPSQTVGSLTVIGVDNPAFSHPAMPLRCDSLRLIRHGLKCLECYQQFQDYNSLASHYQQMTDDAETPNCRVCQMMLPNKCSYAAHLRIHAHKSPYCCPECGAVCRSADFQTHIKERCLHYARTVVYRCVHCGIIFSDSNALKSHLQGTHCEFFHKCTICPMAFKSSQSASSHYSSQHPFVKHWQSEVILKCSMCETVFNQRALLHKHLEQHKNKLKVCVYKCPVCKLLYMHKQLMMEHFKDVHNNTQTPEKPPSPLPPSKDTSSDQKASTMQASTNGVTPNSLSDKKDEATVEKSETRPKVRRPGWTCAECLQWFPERELYVSHMKRSHGKSMKRYPCRQCDRSFNSSHSLRRHIRVNHDGVKRTYTCWYCTDEKHFFAKRFMLEKHINLMHGIKNPDFSQMPKAVHAGTNTTVDLPGKRMASDSEVGELSSSDILASLPKKLKVTVFKQYRCSICGYMTKSQADFQQHIPQHKSDGSTFQCSQCGLCYTSPLSLNRHLYIVHKLKEPEKVHTADVISENGQDEQNGESNTTSEEDVDLQCQVCKDIFDSEMALSAHVRTHGMRFILSKQNGGSEQ